In Panicum virgatum strain AP13 chromosome 4N, P.virgatum_v5, whole genome shotgun sequence, a single window of DNA contains:
- the LOC120668730 gene encoding probable histone acetyltransferase HAC-like 1 isoform X3, translating to MNVPGQMSGQPAQMNLGGGRGLQQHQPLQVASCHLDMDPQFLKMRSIMHRNIVDRLMKTQNFAENQSLEKIADRLEKFLYRQHPTKADYYAMLKEPIDPHLQVAVRAFSNHGGHQRQQMSHQTPTSSRCGTMVPTPGISQSSMSDGYQDPSINVLQNSMAISDSSVMCPVGMQRQVAHMIPTPGFSHHQLLSPNPAYSNGAGYLNGESNDIQQVHEQKPVPFSINQSSYSMQHLGTHVGSGVHSRILEDSSPYGLSDPQINGDMGLPGPNMQLPYRTVGAKEFMNLPPYGNSPEKPLQQEFICHLPRGTPSNQNMNAAQILSTSRMEFALLTSQTTQQPLQPKSVIKSEVLDQTENVNIRKSHFPYQHQQQNYFEPNHRCSQFVKESELGSCRDEQLFNQEILPYDELMYSDKSNQTYRQYVSDNNIQVTMDSQQLLSSHVKDTELMNSMFQRTMSQDAAEQHFSPDWLNTGCAMTPIDHKLSKLPSKGSEQATNKCYLQSRWPIMFIHANFCPGPFRGSCKSQDCAHAQEILKHSNDCQVRDCLYGQCKQSKEAIYHYNNCVNKHCLICREAFESLSHYCDQTSKQNTIERSINGAHGDRMGINMVAAETFDDQPPISKRLRLQPMPPNVFDCDDAYVPQACPNFVSQQAHPKHLGQDRRIFPKQEQNIEIDIQPPQRVEIIGSGTIGKTSAIQSYEIPGVSNGVSNELDSHIKKENWLPNKDTNESALDIKDSANGSTNAMMPNIEKTKRKGISLMELFTPDQIYEHVRSLRQWVGQSKAKAEKNQVIGHSENLNSCQLCKVEKLFFEPPPKYCSSCGARIKRNAPYYSGSITESGSYYFCVPCYSESRSESILVNNIQLLKTKLAKKRNDDELEEAWVACDKCKRWQHQICALFNAKRNDEEKDAEYICHSCYIQEIENGMRTPLPQNTIPGAKDLQRTVLSDHIEERLFQRLKEERQNRANKYGKKFDEVPGAEGLVVRVVSSVDKKLEVKPHFLEIFREENYPAEFPYRSKAILLFQRIEGVEVCLFGMYVQEFGAECAFPNQRWVYLSYLDSVKYFRPEIETVSGEALRTFVYHEILIGYLQYCKQRGFTSCYIWACPPFKGEDYIMYCHPEIQKTPKSDKLREWYLSMLRKATNEGIVVELTNLYEHFFNPKTDCKAKVTAARLPYFDGDYWPGAAEDIINQICLPEDDRNLQKKGKLKKTITKRSLKLAGITDLSGNASKDAMLMQKLGEAIYPMKEDLITVHLQYSCHHCCIPMVSGRRWVCNQCKSFYICDKCYNVEEQHEEKERHPSNSTDFHILHPVEIDGVPKDTKDRDGILESEFFDTRQAFLSLCQGNHYQYDTLRGAKHSSMMVLYHLHNPTEPAFVTTCDICKNDIRTGQGWRCKECDYDECAACYKHNEGANHVHKLTKHPAGSDMDAQQKKSVETTEILLQLLAHAGSCPARGGCHYPNCRKLKSLFHHGAQCKIRSSGGCRLCKKVWSFIQLHARVCKESQCNMPRCRDQKELWRKLQLMQWQSESRRRAAVNQMMMQRQLESSNRAAGNGVNV from the exons ATGAACGTGCCTGGGCAGATGTCGGGGCAGCCAGCTCAGATGAACTTAGGTGGCGGCAGGGGGCTGCAGCAGCACCAACCTCTGCAAGTTGCTTCGTGCCACCTTGACATGGATCCTCAGTTCTTAAAAATGCGCAGCATCATGCACCGGAATAT AGTTGATCGGCTTATGAAGACACAGAATTTTGCTGAGAACCAGAGCCTTGAGAAAATTGCAGATAGGTTAGAGAAATTTTTGTACAGACAGCATCCAACAAAG GCTGACTACTATGCAATGCTGAAAGAACCAATCGACCCACATTTGCAAGTTGCTGTTAGGGCCTTCTCGAACCATGGTGGTCATCAGCGTCAACAAATGTCGCATCAGACACCAACTTCCTCCCGCTGTGGCACAATGGTTCCAACACCTGGTATCTCTCAAA GTTCCATGTCCGATGGATACCAGGATCCATCCATCAATGTACTACAAAATTCCATGGCTATTAGTGACTCGTCAGTGATGTGTCCAGTGGGTATGCAACGACAGGTAGCTCATATGATTCCAACTCCAGGATTTAGCCATCATCAGCTTTTATCTCCCAATCCTGCTTACTCAAATGGAGCTGGATACCTCAATGGGGAGTCGAATGACATACAACAAGTGCACGAGCAGAAACCGGTGCCATTTTCTATCAACCAAAGTAGCTATTCAATGCAGCATCTAGGTACCCATGTCGGTTCTGGAGTACATTCAAGAATATTGGAGGATTCCTCCCCATATGGTTTGTCAGATCCACAAATCAATGGTGATATGGGTTTGCCTGGCCCGAATATGCAGCTACCATACAGAACTGTAGGAGCAAAAGAATTTATGAATTTACCTCCTTATGGCAATTCACCGGAAAAACCGCTGCAGCAAGAATTCATTTGTCATCTCCCACGGGGAACACCAA GTAACCAGAACATGAATGCTGCACAAATATTATCCACTTCAAGAATGGAGTTTGCTTTGCTTACAAGTCAGACAACCCAGCAACCGCTTCAACCAAAATCTGTTATAAAATCTGAGGTATTGGATCAAACAGAAAATGTGAACATTAGGAAATCACACTTCCCGTACCAACATCAGCAGCAAAATTATTTCGAGCCTAATCATCGTTGTTCCCAGTTTGTGAAGGAATCGGAGCTTGGTTCTTGTCGTGATGAGCAACTATTTAATCAAGAAATTTTACCATATGATGAATTAATGTATTCAGACAAAAGCAACCAGACGTATCGACAATACGTTTCTGATAATAACATTCAGGTCACTATGGATTCTCAGCAGTTATTATCTTCACATGTGAAAGATACTGAACTGATGAATAGTATGTTTCAGAGAACCATGTCACAAGATGCAGCAGAACAACATTTTTCACCTGATTGGCTCAATACTGGTTGTGCTATGACTCCAATTGATCACAAACTATCCAAGCTTCCATCAAAAGGATCTGAACAGGCAACAAATAAATGCTATCTACAATCACGGTGGCCGATCATGTTCATTCATGCAAATTTTTGTCCAGGTCCTTTTAGAGGTAGTTGTAAATCACAAGATTGTGCTCATGCGCAGGAGATATTGAAGCATTCTAATGACTGTCAAGTAAGAGATTGCTTGTATGGTCAATGTAAACAATCAAAAGAGGCTATTTATCACTACAATAATTGTGTCAATAAGCATTGTCTTATATGTAGGGAAGCATTTGAAAGTCTGAGCCACTATTGTGATCAAACAAGCAAGCAGAATACAATTGAAAGGAGTATCAATGGGGCACATGGTGACAGAATGGGCATCAACATGGTGGCAGCTGAAACCTTTGATGATCAACCACCTATATCAAAGAGGTTAAGGTTGCAACCTATGCCTCCTAATGTGTTTGATTGTGATGATGCCTATGTTCCTCAAGCATGCCCAAATTTTGTGTCGCAGCAAGCTCATCCTAAGCATCTTGGGCAGGATAGAAGGATATTCCCGAAACAAGAGCAAAACATTGAGATTGATATACAGCCACCGCAAAGGGTAGAGATAATTGGATCTGGTACTATTGGTAAAACAAGTGCAATTCAAAGTTATGAGATTCCTGGTGTTTCAAATGGTGTTTCAAATGAGCTAGATTCTCATATCAAGAAAGAAAATTGGTTGCCCAATAAAGATACAAATGAAAGTGCTCTAGATATTAAGGATAGTGCAAATGGCTCTACAAATGCCATGATGCCCAACAtagagaaaacaaagagaaaaggTATTTCACTCATGGAATTGTTCACTCCAGATCAAATATATGAACATGTCCGTAGTCTAAGACAGTGGGTTGGTCAG AGTAAGGCTAAAGCTGAAAAGAATCAAGTAATAGGACATTCCGAGAACTTGAACTCATGCCAGCTTTGCAAAGTAGAAAAGCTTTTCTTTGAACCTCCACCTAAATATTGTTCTTCTTGTGGTGCTCGGATAAAACGGAATGCACCATATTATAGTGGTTCTATCACTGAAAGTGGTTCCTACTATTTTTGTGTACCATGTTACAGTGAGTCTCGCAGTGAATCGATTTTAGTGAACAACATTCAACTGCTCAAGACAAAACttgcaaaaaaaagaaacgaTGATGAGCTTGAAGAAGCA TGGGTTGCATGTGACAAATGTAAACGCTGGCAGCACCAGATTTGTGCTCTTTTTAATGCCAAAAGGAATGATGAAGAAAAAGATGCTGAATATATTTGCCATAGTTGTTATATTCAAGAGATAGAAAATGGCATGCGCACACCTTTACCACAGAATACCATTCCTGGGGCAAAAGATCTGCAGAGGACAGTACTTAGCGATCATATTGAAGAGCGCCTTTTTCAACGCCTCAAAGAGGAGAGACAGAACAGGGCCAACAAATATGGGAAAAAATTCGATGAG GTTCCTGGAGCAGAAGGGCTTGTTGTCAGAGTTGTTTCATCAGTGGACAAGAAACTGGAAGTTAAACCACATTTTTTGGAGATTTTTCGAGAAGAGAATTACCCAGCAGAGTTTCCTTACAGGTCCAAG GCCATTCTTTTATTTCAGAGAATAGAAGGTGTGGAAGTATGCCTATTTGGCATGTATGTGCAAGAATTCGGAGCAGAATGTGCATTCCCAAACCAACGCTGGGTTTATTTGTCGTACCTTGATTCTGTCAAATACTTTAGACCTGAGATTGAAACTGTTTCTGGTGAAGCTTTACGGACGTTTGTCTACCATGAAATTCTG ATAGGTTATCTCCAGTATTGTAAGCAGCGGGGGTTCACCAGTTGTTACATATGGGCGTGCCCACCTTTCAAAGGTGAAGATTACATTATGTATTGCCATCCAGAGATTCAGAAGACACCAAAGTCCGACAAACTGCGAGAATG GTACTTATCTATGCTTCGGAAAGCTACTAATGAGGGTATAGTTGTTGAGCTGACCAATCTATACGAGCACTTTTTTAACCCCAAGACAGATTGCAAGGCTAAAGTGACCGCAGCTCGCTTGCCATATTTTGATGGTGATTATTGGCCTGGAGCTGCAGAAGATATAATCAACCAAATTTGCCTTCCAGAAGATGACAGAAATCTGCAGAAGAAGGGAAAGTTAAAGAAGACTATCACAAAAAGATCTTTGAAACTTGCTGGTATTACTGATTTAAGTGGGAATGCTTCGAAGGATGCTATGCTCATGCAAAAG CTCGGAGAAGCCATTTACCCAATGAAAGAAGATCTCATCACGGTCCATTTGCAATATTCTTGCCATCACTGCTGTATCCCTATGGTGTCCGGAAGACGTTGGGTCTGCAATCAATGCAAAAGCTTTTATATCTGTGACAA GTGTTATAATGTAGAAGAACAGCATGAAGAGAAGGAGAGGCACCCGAGTAATAGTACTGACTTCCATATATTGCATCCT GTTGAAATTGATGGGGTGCCTAAAGATACCAAGGACAGAGATGGCATCTTAGAAAGTGAATTTTTTGACACCAGGCAGGCATTCCTGAGTCTCTGTCAAGGAAACCATTATCAATATGATACCCTTCGCGGTGCAAAGCATTCCTCAATGATGGTGCTATACCATCTTCATAATCCAACTGAACCCGCTTTCGTTACCACATGTGATATCTGCAAGAACGATATCAGAACTGGTCAAGGATGGCGGTGCAAAGAATGCGATTATGATGAGTGTGCTGCTTGCTACAAACACAATGAAGGGGCCAATCATGTCCACAAGTTAACTAAGCATCCAGCAGGATCAGACATGGATGCTCAACAAAAGAAGAGTGTTGAAACG
- the LOC120668730 gene encoding probable histone acetyltransferase HAC-like 1 isoform X8 has product MNVPGQMSGQPAQMNLGGGRGLQQHQPLQVASCHLDMDPQFLKMRSIMHRNIVDRLMKTQNFAENQSLEKIADRLEKFLYRQHPTKADYYAMLKEPIDPHLQVAVRAFSNHGGHQRQQMSHQTPTSSRCGTMVPTPGISQSSMSDGYQDPSINVLQNSMAISDSSVMCPVGMQRQVAHMIPTPGFSHHQLLSPNPAYSNGAGYLNGESNDIQQVHEQKPVPFSINQSSYSMQHLGTHVGSGVHSRILEDSSPYGLSDPQINGDMGLPGPNMQLPYRTVGAKEFMNLPPYGNSPEKPLQQEFICHLPRGTPTSSCVSGNFYGTVSSSSTPTGNQNMNAAQILSTSRMEFALLTSQTTQQPLQPKSVIKSEFVKESELGSCRDEQLFNQEILPYDELMYSDKSNQTYRQYVSDNNIQRTMSQDAAEQHFSPDWLNTGCAMTPIDHKLSKLPSKGSEQATNKCYLQSRWPIMFIHANFCPGPFRGSCKSQDCAHAQEILKHSNDCQVRDCLYGQCKQSKEAIYHYNNCVNKHCLICREAFESLSHYCDQTSKQNTIERSINGAHGDRMGINMVAAETFDDQPPISKRLRLQPMPPNVFDCDDAYVPQACPNFVSQQAHPKHLGQDRRIFPKQEQNIEIDIQPPQRVEIIGSGTIGKTSAIQSYEIPGVSNGVSNELDSHIKKENWLPNKDTNESALDIKDSANGSTNAMMPNIEKTKRKGISLMELFTPDQIYEHVRSLRQWVGQSKAKAEKNQVIGHSENLNSCQLCKVEKLFFEPPPKYCSSCGARIKRNAPYYSGSITESGSYYFCVPCYSESRSESILVNNIQLLKTKLAKKRNDDELEEAWVACDKCKRWQHQICALFNAKRNDEEKDAEYICHSCYIQEIENGMRTPLPQNTIPGAKDLQRTVLSDHIEERLFQRLKEERQNRANKYGKKFDEVPGAEGLVVRVVSSVDKKLEVKPHFLEIFREENYPAEFPYRSKAILLFQRIEGVEVCLFGMYVQEFGAECAFPNQRWVYLSYLDSVKYFRPEIETVSGEALRTFVYHEILIGYLQYCKQRGFTSCYIWACPPFKGEDYIMYCHPEIQKTPKSDKLREWYLSMLRKATNEGIVVELTNLYEHFFNPKTDCKAKVTAARLPYFDGDYWPGAAEDIINQICLPEDDRNLQKKGKLKKTITKRSLKLAGITDLSGNASKDAMLMQKLGEAIYPMKEDLITVHLQYSCHHCCIPMVSGRRWVCNQCKSFYICDKCYNVEEQHEEKERHPSNSTDFHILHPVEIDGVPKDTKDRDGILESEFFDTRQAFLSLCQGNHYQYDTLRGAKHSSMMVLYHLHNPTEPAFVTTCDICKNDIRTGQGWRCKECDYDECAACYKHNEGANHVHKLTKHPAGSDMDAQQKKSVETTEILLQLLAHAGSCPARGGCHYPNCRKLKSLFHHGAQCKIRSSGGCRLCKKVWSFIQLHARVCKESQCNMPRCRDQKELWRKLQLMQWQSESRRRAAVNQMMMQRQLESSNRAAGNGVNV; this is encoded by the exons ATGAACGTGCCTGGGCAGATGTCGGGGCAGCCAGCTCAGATGAACTTAGGTGGCGGCAGGGGGCTGCAGCAGCACCAACCTCTGCAAGTTGCTTCGTGCCACCTTGACATGGATCCTCAGTTCTTAAAAATGCGCAGCATCATGCACCGGAATAT AGTTGATCGGCTTATGAAGACACAGAATTTTGCTGAGAACCAGAGCCTTGAGAAAATTGCAGATAGGTTAGAGAAATTTTTGTACAGACAGCATCCAACAAAG GCTGACTACTATGCAATGCTGAAAGAACCAATCGACCCACATTTGCAAGTTGCTGTTAGGGCCTTCTCGAACCATGGTGGTCATCAGCGTCAACAAATGTCGCATCAGACACCAACTTCCTCCCGCTGTGGCACAATGGTTCCAACACCTGGTATCTCTCAAA GTTCCATGTCCGATGGATACCAGGATCCATCCATCAATGTACTACAAAATTCCATGGCTATTAGTGACTCGTCAGTGATGTGTCCAGTGGGTATGCAACGACAGGTAGCTCATATGATTCCAACTCCAGGATTTAGCCATCATCAGCTTTTATCTCCCAATCCTGCTTACTCAAATGGAGCTGGATACCTCAATGGGGAGTCGAATGACATACAACAAGTGCACGAGCAGAAACCGGTGCCATTTTCTATCAACCAAAGTAGCTATTCAATGCAGCATCTAGGTACCCATGTCGGTTCTGGAGTACATTCAAGAATATTGGAGGATTCCTCCCCATATGGTTTGTCAGATCCACAAATCAATGGTGATATGGGTTTGCCTGGCCCGAATATGCAGCTACCATACAGAACTGTAGGAGCAAAAGAATTTATGAATTTACCTCCTTATGGCAATTCACCGGAAAAACCGCTGCAGCAAGAATTCATTTGTCATCTCCCACGGGGAACACCAA CATCTTCTTGTGTTTCTGGGAATTTTTATGGCACCGTTTCTTCAAGTTCAACACCTACAGGTAACCAGAACATGAATGCTGCACAAATATTATCCACTTCAAGAATGGAGTTTGCTTTGCTTACAAGTCAGACAACCCAGCAACCGCTTCAACCAAAATCTGTTATAAAATCTGAG TTTGTGAAGGAATCGGAGCTTGGTTCTTGTCGTGATGAGCAACTATTTAATCAAGAAATTTTACCATATGATGAATTAATGTATTCAGACAAAAGCAACCAGACGTATCGACAATACGTTTCTGATAATAACATTCAG AGAACCATGTCACAAGATGCAGCAGAACAACATTTTTCACCTGATTGGCTCAATACTGGTTGTGCTATGACTCCAATTGATCACAAACTATCCAAGCTTCCATCAAAAGGATCTGAACAGGCAACAAATAAATGCTATCTACAATCACGGTGGCCGATCATGTTCATTCATGCAAATTTTTGTCCAGGTCCTTTTAGAGGTAGTTGTAAATCACAAGATTGTGCTCATGCGCAGGAGATATTGAAGCATTCTAATGACTGTCAAGTAAGAGATTGCTTGTATGGTCAATGTAAACAATCAAAAGAGGCTATTTATCACTACAATAATTGTGTCAATAAGCATTGTCTTATATGTAGGGAAGCATTTGAAAGTCTGAGCCACTATTGTGATCAAACAAGCAAGCAGAATACAATTGAAAGGAGTATCAATGGGGCACATGGTGACAGAATGGGCATCAACATGGTGGCAGCTGAAACCTTTGATGATCAACCACCTATATCAAAGAGGTTAAGGTTGCAACCTATGCCTCCTAATGTGTTTGATTGTGATGATGCCTATGTTCCTCAAGCATGCCCAAATTTTGTGTCGCAGCAAGCTCATCCTAAGCATCTTGGGCAGGATAGAAGGATATTCCCGAAACAAGAGCAAAACATTGAGATTGATATACAGCCACCGCAAAGGGTAGAGATAATTGGATCTGGTACTATTGGTAAAACAAGTGCAATTCAAAGTTATGAGATTCCTGGTGTTTCAAATGGTGTTTCAAATGAGCTAGATTCTCATATCAAGAAAGAAAATTGGTTGCCCAATAAAGATACAAATGAAAGTGCTCTAGATATTAAGGATAGTGCAAATGGCTCTACAAATGCCATGATGCCCAACAtagagaaaacaaagagaaaaggTATTTCACTCATGGAATTGTTCACTCCAGATCAAATATATGAACATGTCCGTAGTCTAAGACAGTGGGTTGGTCAG AGTAAGGCTAAAGCTGAAAAGAATCAAGTAATAGGACATTCCGAGAACTTGAACTCATGCCAGCTTTGCAAAGTAGAAAAGCTTTTCTTTGAACCTCCACCTAAATATTGTTCTTCTTGTGGTGCTCGGATAAAACGGAATGCACCATATTATAGTGGTTCTATCACTGAAAGTGGTTCCTACTATTTTTGTGTACCATGTTACAGTGAGTCTCGCAGTGAATCGATTTTAGTGAACAACATTCAACTGCTCAAGACAAAACttgcaaaaaaaagaaacgaTGATGAGCTTGAAGAAGCA TGGGTTGCATGTGACAAATGTAAACGCTGGCAGCACCAGATTTGTGCTCTTTTTAATGCCAAAAGGAATGATGAAGAAAAAGATGCTGAATATATTTGCCATAGTTGTTATATTCAAGAGATAGAAAATGGCATGCGCACACCTTTACCACAGAATACCATTCCTGGGGCAAAAGATCTGCAGAGGACAGTACTTAGCGATCATATTGAAGAGCGCCTTTTTCAACGCCTCAAAGAGGAGAGACAGAACAGGGCCAACAAATATGGGAAAAAATTCGATGAG GTTCCTGGAGCAGAAGGGCTTGTTGTCAGAGTTGTTTCATCAGTGGACAAGAAACTGGAAGTTAAACCACATTTTTTGGAGATTTTTCGAGAAGAGAATTACCCAGCAGAGTTTCCTTACAGGTCCAAG GCCATTCTTTTATTTCAGAGAATAGAAGGTGTGGAAGTATGCCTATTTGGCATGTATGTGCAAGAATTCGGAGCAGAATGTGCATTCCCAAACCAACGCTGGGTTTATTTGTCGTACCTTGATTCTGTCAAATACTTTAGACCTGAGATTGAAACTGTTTCTGGTGAAGCTTTACGGACGTTTGTCTACCATGAAATTCTG ATAGGTTATCTCCAGTATTGTAAGCAGCGGGGGTTCACCAGTTGTTACATATGGGCGTGCCCACCTTTCAAAGGTGAAGATTACATTATGTATTGCCATCCAGAGATTCAGAAGACACCAAAGTCCGACAAACTGCGAGAATG GTACTTATCTATGCTTCGGAAAGCTACTAATGAGGGTATAGTTGTTGAGCTGACCAATCTATACGAGCACTTTTTTAACCCCAAGACAGATTGCAAGGCTAAAGTGACCGCAGCTCGCTTGCCATATTTTGATGGTGATTATTGGCCTGGAGCTGCAGAAGATATAATCAACCAAATTTGCCTTCCAGAAGATGACAGAAATCTGCAGAAGAAGGGAAAGTTAAAGAAGACTATCACAAAAAGATCTTTGAAACTTGCTGGTATTACTGATTTAAGTGGGAATGCTTCGAAGGATGCTATGCTCATGCAAAAG CTCGGAGAAGCCATTTACCCAATGAAAGAAGATCTCATCACGGTCCATTTGCAATATTCTTGCCATCACTGCTGTATCCCTATGGTGTCCGGAAGACGTTGGGTCTGCAATCAATGCAAAAGCTTTTATATCTGTGACAA GTGTTATAATGTAGAAGAACAGCATGAAGAGAAGGAGAGGCACCCGAGTAATAGTACTGACTTCCATATATTGCATCCT GTTGAAATTGATGGGGTGCCTAAAGATACCAAGGACAGAGATGGCATCTTAGAAAGTGAATTTTTTGACACCAGGCAGGCATTCCTGAGTCTCTGTCAAGGAAACCATTATCAATATGATACCCTTCGCGGTGCAAAGCATTCCTCAATGATGGTGCTATACCATCTTCATAATCCAACTGAACCCGCTTTCGTTACCACATGTGATATCTGCAAGAACGATATCAGAACTGGTCAAGGATGGCGGTGCAAAGAATGCGATTATGATGAGTGTGCTGCTTGCTACAAACACAATGAAGGGGCCAATCATGTCCACAAGTTAACTAAGCATCCAGCAGGATCAGACATGGATGCTCAACAAAAGAAGAGTGTTGAAACG